From the Primulina tabacum isolate GXHZ01 chromosome 15, ASM2559414v2, whole genome shotgun sequence genome, one window contains:
- the LOC142525977 gene encoding uncharacterized protein LOC142525977 translates to MEKFRNDAYENAKIYKKKTKRWHDKQILRRDFEPGQYVLLFNSRLRLFPGKLKSRWSGPFTVETVYPHGAIELKCNNGKTFKVNGQRVKHYFGNEVRHMDNIPLGEPK, encoded by the coding sequence ATGGAGAAATTCAGGAATGATGCATACGAAAATGCAAAGATATACAAAAAAAAGACCAAGAGATGGCACGACAAGCAGATTCTTCGACGAGACTTCGAACCAGGACAATATGTGTTATTATTCAATTCTCGACTGAGgttgtttcctggtaagttAAAATCACGATGGTCTGGACCATTCACAGTGGAAACAGTGTACCCACATGGTGCAATTGAGTTAAAGTGCAACAATGGTAAGACATTTAAAGTCAATGGTCAAAGGGTCAAGCATTACTTTGGAAATGAAGTGCGACACATGGACAACATCCCACTGGGAGAACCAAAGTAG